Sequence from the Burkholderia cepacia genome:
CCGGCGTGCACGAGCCGCGCTGGAAAGCCGCCGTGCCGCGCGACCCCGGCACGTCGTGGGATTTCGAGGACATTCGCGACCACTATCTGCATGCGCTGTATGCGGTCGATCCCCAACAGCTGCGACGTGAGAGCCCGGCGCGCTACTTCGAACTGTCGCGCGCGGTGGTCGCCGACCTGATGCGCGAGACGTTTTCCGAATGGCGGCGCACCGGCTCGCGCTGCGCCGGCGCGCTGGTCTGGCAGTTCCAGGACGTGATGCCGGGCGCCGGCTGGGGGGTCATCGACGCCGCGCACCGGCCGAAATCGGCGTGGCATGCGCTGCGCCAGGTGCTGCAACCCGTACAGGTGCTGCTCGTCGACGAAGGCCTGAACGGGCTCGACGTGCATGTCGTCAACGAGCGCCCCGCACCGCTGTCGGCGGCGCTCGAACTGGTCGCGCTGCGCGACGGCCGCACGGCGGTCGCGCGAGCCGGCGGCGCGATTCGCGTGGCCGCGCATGCGGCGGTTCGCATCACGTCGGCCGACCTGCTCGGCCGCTTCTTCGACTGGACCTACGCGTACCGCTTCGGGCCCTGCGAACACGACACCGTCGTCGCGACGTTGCGCGGCGAGGACGGCGCGATCCTGTCGCAGGCATTCCATTTCCCGTCCCGCACGCATCCGGCCGTGCTCGCCCGCCGCGAACTCGGGCTGGAAGCGTGTGTGTCGCGCGAGGACGGCGTCTGGACCGTCGGCATCGCCACCCGCCATCTCGCGCGGCACGTGCAGATCGTCGCCCCTGGCTTCATGCCGCGCGACGACTGGTTCCATCTCGCGCCCGGCATGCCTGCGCGCGTCGCGCTCGCACCGTTCGACGCCGAGCATCGTGAGCACGATGCGGATGCGCCGCCGCGCGTCGAGATCCGCGCGGTCAATTCCGGCCCGACCGTGTGCGCGACACCGGCCGCGTAACACGGCGGCGACCGGCGCCGGTCCCGACGATCCGGACGAAGGCGTTCGGGCGCGCGCCGGCTCCGCCTTCAGTCGGACGAGCCCGTCCCGCGCGGCCGCTCGATCCCGTATGCCTCCATCCAGCGGTACAGCGTCGCGCGCGACACCCCGAGCTCGCGCGCCGAAGCCGCGACGCGCCCGCGCGTGCGCAGCAGCGCCGTTTCGATTGCCTCGCGCTCGATCGACTTGCGGATGTCGGCAACGGACGGCGACGCCGCGTCGAGGCAGTATTCGAGTTCGAGATCGCGCGCGGTGATCAGCCGCCCCTCGGTCATCACGACCGCACGGCGCACGCGATTGATCAGCTCGCGGACGTTGCCGGGCCAGTCGTGCTTGTACAGTGCCGTGATCGCATCCGTCGAGAAGCCGCGCACGCGATGGCGCGCGTCGCCGCGGAAGCGTTCGAGCATGTGATGCGCGAGCAGCTCGATGTCCTTGCCGCGCGCGCGCAGCGGCGGCTGGTCGATGCGCATCACGCACAGCCGGTGGAACAGGTCGGCCCGGAAGCGCCCTTCCTCCATCGCGTCGCGCAGGTCGACGTGCGTCGCCGACACGATCCGCACGTCGACCGGCACCGGATCGCTGCCGCCGAGCCGGTGAATCGCGCGCGCCTGCAGGAAACGCAGCAAGCTTGCCTGGCTCTCGTGCGGCAGGTCGCCGATCTCGTCGAGCAGCAGCGTGCCGCCGTTCGCCGCTTCGACATAGCCGATCTTGCGCGAATTCGCGCCGGTAAACGCGCCGCGCTCGTAGCCGAACAGCTCCGACTGCAGCAGGTCGGGCGGAATCGCGCCGCAATTGACCGCGACGAACGGCCCGTTGCGCCGCTCCGAATGACGGTGGATCGCGAGCGCGGTCAGCTCCTTGCCGGTGCCGGTCTCGCCGAACACGAACACCGGCGCGTCTGTGCGCGCAAAGCGCCGCACCGTATCGAACAGTCGCAGCATCGCGCTGCAGGTGCCGACAATGCCGTGCTCGGCCACCTCGGGATGTTCGCGATCGCGCACGAACAGGCACTCCATCCCGTACGCGTGACCGACCGTATCGGCAATCCGCTGATGGGACGCCGGCAGCGTGATGTAGTCGAAACAGTAGTCGCGCAGCAGCGCGCGCACGTTCGTCGATGCGGTCTGCCCCGCATCGACGAGCGCGACCCAGACGACGTCGCGCATCGACGCGCACATTGCCGCGATCGCGCCGATCGCGTCGGCATGGCCGCCGCTGAGGTCGAGAATGCCGCACGTGATTTCGCCGGTGCTGTCGCGCAGCTCGCTCGCGTGCGCGACGACCGTGACTTTCCAGTCGCGCCGCGCGAGTTCCTTGCGCAGCATTGCGGACGGCGCCTGCGTCCAGTAGATCAGCGGACGCTGCCTTGTGCCCTTTCCCCCGCCCTTGTCACGCGTTATTGGCCTATTCATGACGAACCATCGCTTTCTTTACTCCGTGAACCTTCTTCGCGCCGCGCTGCCGGCGGCGACCGGGGCCGCACGCGCCACGGTTCCGGAGTACGGGCCGGCTGTCGTCCGGCCCGCTGCTGCCGTGCCCGGATAAACTCGCGTCCGCCCGGGCCGCCCCCGTCCTGGTTGTCATGCGGCGCGCCGTCGGCGTCGACACGCCGGCACGGCCGCCTCGCTTCATTCGCTTCCGAATGTACACGTCGTGCCGAAACCGATTGTTAGCAAACGAAAAACATCGAATCTTTCGATTACGCGACGGCCGGATCGGGGATGGCGCGCTTTAGCAATGCAGGTTTGATTATCCGCGACCGATCCCGTCGATCGGTGGGCAATACTACATTCGCGCGCTGCGGGCTACGAGGATTAACCGCCATTCGATACGGAATGCCTGAAAAAAGGAGACAAACGTTCCGCCTTTCGCATAATTTCGGCTCGCCCATCAGGCATCCTCGTCGGCTGGCGCCATACCGTCCGTTACATCACGGTTGCACACCAGCCGCAACCGGGCCGTCGTCAGATACGCTGCGACGCCGCGTCGTCGTGGTGTGCGTGGTGCGCCCGCATGCCGTGTCGCTCGTCCGGGTGCACGTCGCTGCTCTCCGCGCCGGCGGCGTCCGCCATCTCTTCCTGCAACGCGGCATAGCCGTCCAGCACGAAGCGCGTGAACTCGGCCCGGAAGCGATCGGCGCCGAACCGCTGCGCGTTCTGCCGGCACACGCGCGCGTCGAACGTGCCGCGCGGCAACGCGTCGAAGCGCTCGAGCGCTTCGACGAGCGCGGCGGCAGTCTGCGCGCGATAGAACAGCCCGGTGGCGCGCGCGCACGGCCATGCGCGCACCGACTCGCGCACGCCGCCCTTGCCGTACGCGATCACCGGCGTGCCGCAGGCCTGCGCCTCCACCGGCGCGATGCCGAAGTCCTCTTCGGCCGCGAACACGAACGCGCGGGCGCGCTGCAGATGATCGTGCAGGACTTCGAACGGCTGGTAGCCGAGCAGCGTGACGTTCGGGCCCGCAAGCACGCGGATCTTCGCCATCTCCGGGCCGTCGCCGATCACGACCAGCCGGCGCGACGGCATGCGCGAAAACGCTTCGACGATCAGGTCGATCCGCTTGTACGGCACCAGGCGCGACGCGGTCAGATAGAAGTCTTCCTTGTCTGCGTGCAGCGTCAGGTGCTCGACGTCGACGGGCGGATGAATCACGATCGCGTCGCGCCGGTAGGTCTTGCGGATGCGGCGCGCGATGAAATGCGAATTCGCGGCCACGCTATCGACGCCGTTCGCCGAGTGCGCGTCCCAGTTGCGGATGTAGTGCAGCAGCACGCGCGCTAACGCCGATTTCGGTCCGCGCGCCAGTCCGGCTTCGTTCAGGTACTGGTGCTGCAGGTCCCACGCATAGCGCACCGGCGAATGCACGTAGCTCGCGTGGAACTGGTCGGGTCCGCTCAGCACGCCCTTCGCGACCGCATACGAACTCGACAGCACGATGTCGTAGCCGGACAGGTCGAACTGTTCGATCGCCAACGGAAACAGCGGCAGATAGTGGCGATAGTGCGTGCGCGCGAACGGCAGTTTCTGGATGAACGACGTGCGCACGGCGCGGCCGCGCAGGCATGCGCGGTCGTCGAGGAAATCAACGAGGCTGTAGACGTCCGCCTGCGGAAAGCAGTCGATCATCTGCGCGAGCACGCGCTCGGCGCCGCCATGCACCACCAGCCAGTCGTGAACGATCGCGATCTTCAAGTGCGGCCCCCGGGGTTTTCTTTCGCGTACGCGGACGGCGAATGCGGCCCGCCCGCCAGGACGTGCGCATTATCGGCAAGCCGCGCCGCATCGGTTGTGTGCTGGCGCACATTGCGCCGCTCTCGCGCAGCGCGCGGCCGGCGCCGCACGAAACCGGGCGTGAGTGCGCTCACGAACAGACCGCGCCAATGCTCGCCCGTATCGTGACCTGAGCAATGCCGCGCGCGGCCGACGTCCGCCGCGCGGCATCGCATGTTCCGGGCATCACGCGAGGACAGCATCATGGAATGGCATTGTTGTGAATTCGAACATCTGGGCGCCGTCGATCTCTACGCAATCCTGCGCGCGCGCAACGCCGTGCTGGTGGTCGAGGACGCGCACACGCATCTCGACATCGACGGCAAGGACGCCGGTGCGCTGCACGTCTACGCGCTCGCGCACGACGGCGACGCCCTGCAGGTCGCCGCGTACGCGCGCCTGCTGCCCGGCGACGACATCGATCCGGACGCCGTGATCGACAAGGTGCTGACGAGCGAGCGCCGACGCGACGACGATACGCTCGGGCAGCTGATCGAGCGCGCGCTCGCGGCGGCCCGCGTCGCGTGGCCCGGCATCGCGGTGCGCACGCACGTCCCGGCAGCGCGCCAGGCGTTCTACAAGCGTTTCGGATTCCGCAAGGCTTACGGCCCGTATCTCGAACAGGGTGCGCCGTTCATCGGCCTGGTGCGCCCGGTCGATCGCGCCGCCGGCGCGCTCCAGCACCTGCTGTCGCGCGTGATCGCCGCGCCACGCGCACGCGACGACGACAATCGCCCGCGCAACCGGCTGCCCGCCGACACCGGAGCCAATCGATGACCCGCACCCTTCGCCCGGTTCCCGATCCCGACCTGCCGCGCATCCTGCCGGTGATTCTCGCCGGCGGCTCCGGCACCCGGCTGTGGCCGCTGTCGCGCGAGCAGTATCCGAAGCAGCTGATCGAGCTGACCTCGAACGAATCGCCGCTGTCGGCGACGGCGCGCCGCCTGAACGGCATCGCGAACGCGTCGCTCGGCGACACGTTGCTGCTGGTCTGCGGCGAACAGCATCGCCTCATGAGCGCCGCGCAGGTGCTCGGTCGCGCGGCGCCCGCCCGCATCCTGCTCGAACCGGCCGCGCGCAACACCGCGCCCGCGCTGACGCTTGCGGCCCTCGACGCGAGCCAGCTCGCGGACGATCCCGTGCTCGCGGTGATGCCGGCCGATCACGTGATCACCGACGTCGGCGCGTTCCAGGACGCGATCGCGCGCGCGGCGCGCTACGCGCAGGAAGGGGCGATCGTCACGCTCGGCGTGCTGCCCCGGCGCGCGGAGACGGGTTACGGCTACATCCAGGTCGGCGAGCCGCGCACCGGCCGCCACCGTGGCCAGGGCGGTTACGCGATCGGGCGTTTCGTCGAGAAGCCCGACGCGACGCTGGCCGAACGCTACCTGCAATCCGGCGATTACTGGTGGAACAGCGGGATTTACGTGACGCGCGCATCGGTCTGGCTGAAGGCGATCCACGCGCTCGCGCCGGCGATTCACGCCGCGTGCGAGGCCGCATGGCGCGCGGGCATCCCCGAGGATCCGTTCTTCCGGATCGATGCGGCGGCCTTCGACACATGCCCGTCGGACTCGATCGACTACGCGGTGATGGAACGGCTCGCGGAGCACGGCGAACTCGGCATCGAAGGCATCGTGGTACCGCTCGCCGCCGGCTGGTCGGATGTCGGTACCTGGGATGCGATCTGGGAAATCATGCCGAAGGACGATCACGGCAACGTTGCGCGCGGCCCGATCGTGTTCGAGGACACGCAGGACAGCCTCGTGCGTTCGGAGGGCCGCCTGATCGCGTGCGTCGGGATGAAGGACGTCGTCGTGATCGAGACGCCCGATGCCGTGCTGGTCGCGAACAAGCACGACGTGCAGCGCGTGAAGAACATCGTCGAGCGCCTGAAGAACGACCGGCGCCCGCAGGCGCGCGAGCACCGCAAGGTGCAGCGGCCGTGGGGGCACTACGATTCGATCGATCTCGGCCAACGCTTCCAGGTGAAGCGAATCGTCGTCGAACCCGGCAAGCGGCTGTCGCTGCAGATGCACTATCACCGCGCCGAGCACTGGATCGTCGTGCGCGGCACCGCGAAGGTGACGCGCGGCAGCGAAACGTTCCTGCTGTGCGAGAACGAGTCGACGTACATCGCGGTCGGCGAAGTGCATCGCCTCGAGAATCCGGGCCGGATTCCGCTCGAAATCATCGAAGTGCAATCGGGCGATTATCTCGGCGAGGACGATATCGTTCGGTTCGACGATCAGTATGGGCGCTCGGTCGTCGCGGCCGATGCGGCGGCGTCGGTCGAATCCACGGCGCAGGCGTGCACGAAGCCGGCGGTCAGCGACGTCAGGTAGCCGTGCCCGGCTGATCAACGCTCCACGGCAAGCGCGCCCCGCCCGCGCGCCTGCCTGAGCCATTGCCGCACGCGCGGCATCCGCGTCTCATCGGCGCCGCTGACCGCGAATGCCACCGCCTGCGACGCCACGCGCGCGGGCGGTGGCAGCGCGACGCCGTTCAGCGTGTTCGCGGCCCCGGCGATCGCCTGCCCGGCCGCGCAGCCGCGCGACTCGCGGGCGATCGGCGCGCCTCCGATCGCGTCGATCCGATTGCCCGACACGCGGACCCCGCACACGTTCCCCAGCGTGCGGACGCCCGCGAACCGCGCGTCGACGATCCGGTTGTCCGTCACGTCGACCCGCGTGACCGCGCCCGAGCCGGCGTTCAGGTCGATCGCGGCCTGCCCGGTCTGCGCTCGCCCCGCCTGCCTTGACGCCCGCTGCTGGATATCCGCCACCACGTTGCGCGCGACACGCACGTTGGTCGCGTCGTAGGTCCGGTAGCTGTCCTCCTGCGCGACAAGAATGCCCGCGCCCGTCCGCACGCCGCGCACGACGTTGTTCGAGATCGTCACGTCCGCGCCGCCGACCACCGTCACGCCGCGTCCCCAGTCGTTGCCTTCGAGCGAATTGCCGGCGATCAGCACGTTGCCGCTCGGCGCGCCGTCGTTGCGGTAGCTTACGACCGCGATCATGTCGTCGCCCGTGTCGCGCACGACGTTGCCCTGCACGAGCACGTTGAGCGCGCCGTGCGTCACGTGGATGCCGTCCGCGAGGGTCGCGCGGACCTCGTTGCCGACGATCGCGACGTCCTGCCCGCCGAACACGAAGATGCCGGCGCTGGCGCCGCCGTCGATCACGACGTCGAGCACCTGCACGCCGCGCCCCGTCACGTCCACCTTCGTCGAAGCGGGTGTCGTCAGGCGTGTCGCGCCGATCCCGGCCAGCGTGAGCCCCGCGAGCGTCGTACCGTCGCCCCGCATCTCGATGGTCTGGTCGTCCGGGTCGGTCGCGACGAGCGTCGCGCCGTAGCCCGATACCACGACGTTCGCCTGCTTCACGGCCAGCGAGCGCCCGACGACGTACCGCCCCGGCGCGAACACGAGCCGCTGGCCGCGCTGCAGCGCGTCGAGCGCGCGTTGCAGCGCGTCGGCCTGGTCCGCGCCGTCGGCCGACGGATGGACGATCGCGTCGGGTGCGACCGTCGCGTGTTCGACTTGCATGCCGGCGGCTGTCGCGGCTGCGTCCGGCCGCGGCTGCGACACGGCGGCCACGCGGAAGCCGAGCGCGACCGCGCAGGCTGCGAGCGCGCATCGGGATTTGCGCGTCGGGATCATGTCGACGAGTGGCCGGGCCGCGTTCCGCAACAGCGGAACACGACGAACAGCAGCATCAGCGGCACGAAGTTGCGCCCGCTGAACAGGTTCGGAATGCGCAGGATCTCGAGCAGCGACACGTAGAGCACCGCATGCGCGCAGCACCAGAAGCCGCTTGCGGCTCGCCAACCCGCGAAGCTTCGGCCGAACACCCAGCCGACGAACGCGGCGACGAGCAGCCCGAACCAGCCCCACTCGTAGAAGTGCACGAAGATTCCCGACGGGTTGTTGAATTCCGGATCGGCATAGCCGTTCAGGAACACGTTGATGCTGTCGCCCGAATCGAGCAGCGGCTGGAACAGGCCGCCGAGCCCCGGAAAGCGGATCAGCCAGTCGAACGTGAACATCGGATGCCCGGCGCCCCAGCCGAGGACGCTCAGGATTCCCGCGCCGTTGTTCAGCGCGGTCGAGTAATACAGCCCCAGGCGTTCGAGCGCGAAATCGACGATGTTGTCGTACAGGTTCACGTAGTAGGTTTCCCACGAACGGTTGTATTCGTTCGCGATGAAGAACCCGACCAGCAGCGGAATCGCCGCGAACGGCGCGAGCGACACCCACGCCGAGCGTCGCGGGCCGCGCCGGAACCGCGCGATCATCAGCACGCACGGCAGCGCCATCTCGATCACGGCGAGCCGTTCCGCGAAGATGAAGCTGCGCAGCAGCGTCAGCACCGCCAGCGCGACGAGATACAGCTTGTGGCGGTTCAAGCCCTTCACGCGCGTCCTGTACACGTAGAAGTACAGCGCGACGTACGCGGCCGTCGCCTGCGTGAGCGTGCTCAGGCCGACCACGCGCCCTTTCAGTTCGAGCAGGTCGAACGCGCTCGCGCTGCCGCGCAGGAACGCGAGCAGCAGCGCGGGCTGCGCGAGCACGCCGCTCATCATCACCAGATAGCCGGCGAACGCGAGCACGAACACGAGATCGAGCACGCACGGCGGCAGCTCGACGGGCGACGCGCGTGCCGCGCGCATCGGCTGCGCCCCCTGCGTGAGCCACGCGGACGCCATCGCAACCACGAGGAACAGCGCGCCCGCGAATGCGTAGAAGCCGTCGAAGTAGACGCGCGCGATCGCTTTCTGGTCGCCGAGCAGGCTGACCGACAGCAGCCCGTAGAGCGGCAGGATGAAGAACAGGATCAGGCGCGCCGGGTCTTCCCACCAGTAGCCGTCGCCGGCGGCCGCGGGTCGCGCGCGCACCGGCGCGCGCACCGCCCGATGAACGGAGCGCGGCATGACGCGAGGGGCCGCACGCAAGTCATCCATGAGGTTCGTTCCATCCGCTTGCGGCGCCTGCCGCGCGGCCGGCGGCGCAACGCACGATCGATCGGCCGCACATCGTCATCCGCTCAGCGCGCCGGCCGGCGCGCCGCCATCACGCCCGCGAAAACGGACGCCGCCTGATGGGTGCCTGTGTCCGCATAACCGTAGTCGTAGCGGCCCGGCCCACCCCTGTAGTCATTGAGGATCACGCCGCGCGCGGCGACCTGCGCGTGCGCGAGCCGCCGCATGCTTTCGTCGAGCCCGGCCAGCGTCGTCACGCCGCTGCGCGCGACGAGAAACACGGTGCCGGCCATGCGCCCCAGCACCAGCGCGTCGGCCACCGGCAGCAACGGCGGCCCGTCGATCACGACCATGTCGTACTGCGCCGCCACGCGCTCGATCAGCGCCGCGAGCGCGGGCCGCAGCAGCAATTCGCCCGGATCGGCGACGACGCCGCCCATCGGCAGGAAATCGAGGCCCGGCGCCGCGTCGCGCTTGACCGCCTCGTCGAGCCGATGCGTGCCGCCGACCACGTCCGCGAGGCCTGGTGCACGGCTGTAGCGGAACCGTTCGTGCAGCGAACCCTTGCGCAGGTCGGCGTCGATCAGCAGCACGCGCCGGCTCGCCGCACCGGCGAGCACCGCCAGATTCGCCGCGACGAACGACTTGCCGACGCCCGTCGTCGGCCCCGAGATCAGCACGACGCGATTCGGCGCGTCCGGCAGCGCGAGCTGCAGCGACGTGCGAAACCCACGCAGGCTTTCGAGCGCCGCGTCGTGCGGCGCGGGCATCGCTCCGGCCGATGCGGCGCGCGCGCCACGCACACCGCGCGCACGCGGCTCCGGCAACGCCGGCGACGGACGGTGCGGCACCGTCGCGAACACCGGCAGGCCGGTCGCCCATTCGATCTCGTCGGGATCGGCGACCGTGCCGGCGAGCCGCTGCCGCGCGATGACGATCACGCCGCCCGCCAGCAGCCCGAGAATCAGTGAGCCGATCACGGCCATCCCGCGATTCGGCCGGATCGGCGTATCGGCCGCCGTCGCCGAATCGACGATCCGCACGTTGCCGGTCTTGCTCGCGCGCGCCAGCGTCATCTGCTGGCGCGCGTTGAGCAGGTTCGTATAGAGCGCGGTATCGACGGCGACGTCCCGCTGCAGTTGCAACACGCCCTGCTCGATGCCCGGCAGGCGCCGGATCTGCGCGCGCACCGCGTCGAGCTCGCGCTGCGCGTCGGCGAGCTGCGCGTCGACCGCCATCATCGCCGGATGCTTCGGCATGAAACGGGTCAGCAGCTCCTGGCGCCGCTGCTGCAGCGTCTGCACGCGCGTCTCGAGATCGACCGACTGCTGCCGCAACGCAAGCCCTTCGTCACTCGTGTTGACCGTGCCGTGCGACGCACGGAATGCGTTGAAGCGGCTCTCCGCCTGTTCGAGCTGCCGCTTGAGCGACGGCAGCTGCGCGTCCATGAAGCGGATCAGCCGGTCTGCCGCCTCCGACTTGCGCTGCGTGTTCTGCGCGAGATACGCGACGCCGATCGCGTTCAGGATCCGGCTGTCGCGCACCGGATCGGTGCCGTCGAGCGTCGCGCCGATCATGTTCGACTGCTTGCCGCGCTCGGCGATCAGCACCGACTTCTGCAGCCATTCGGTCGCATCGGCTTCCGCATAGCGGGTCAGGTCGAAGCGTGCGCCGGGCGCGCCCGCGAGGTCGCGCACGAACAGGTCGATCGGCCCGTGCGGCGTGTCGGCGTGCAGCGGCTGCCCGACCCGACCCTGCCAGGTCGGCCCGCTCGCGCCGAACAGGCTCGCGCGCCGCAGCGTATACGCGCCGTCGCGGCCGGCCGTCAGCACGAAGCGTTTTTCGTGGAATCGCTTCGGCACGTCGAAGGTCGCGACGTCGATGCTTTCCGTGCCGGTCACGTAGCCGCCCGGCAGCGGCGTCGACAGCCCGTCGGCGCCGTTCGCGAGCCGCCAGCCGAGCCACGGCAGGTAATGCGGACGCGCATCGATCGCCAGCTTCGCGATGTCGACCGCGCGCGCCATCACCGCGCGCGACTTCAGCACCTCGATTTCGGTCGACGCGTCGGTCTTCAGGTCGAACACCGACGACGGATCGCCGGGCGGCGACGCGGGCTTCGCTTCCGTCGGGCCCTGTTCGACCTGGAACAGGATGTCGGAGCGGTAGACGGGCTGTGCGCACAGCGCATACATCGCGCCCGCGATCACGCACGCGAGCGCCGACGCGCCCATCACGCGGCGGCCGCCGACCAGCATCGCCCAGTACCGGCGGGCCGGAGAGGACGGCCGCAGCGTGATGTCGCCGGGCGGATCAGGCAGAGTCGAAGAAGTCATACAGCGTCATTCCCGTGTGGCGCGACGAGTCGCGATGCCGAATTCCGGAGCCCGGTTCACGGCGAGATGGCCTTGGCCGTCAGCGCGCCCTGCGCGGCCGACGGGATCAGCAGGTTGACGACGCGGCTCCAGCGCACCAGCGGCGACGCATCGACGAACACGACGTCGCGCCGCGCGAGCGGGAACCGGTCCGCCAGCGCCAGCGCGGCCGGCGACTGCGCGTCGAGGTGATAGACCTGCGGCGCGTCGCCGGGCCCGCGGCGCACGACGTACACCTGCCGAGCATCGGCCGTGTACTGGCTCACGCCGCCCGCGTCGCCGAGCGCTTCGCCGAGGCTCATGCGCCCGTCGGTCAGCGTCAGCGTCGACGGCCGCGTCACTTCGCCGAGCACGAACACCTTGCTGTCGCGCGCGGCGTTCACGCGCACCAGATCGCCGTCGCGCAGCAGGATCCGCGACGGATTCACGCCGGCCGCGATCATGTCGGGCAGGCTCACCGTCACGGTCCGGTCGCCGCGCGTCACGGCCACCGACGAACGGTCCGCGGCCGCGGTGAAGCCGCCCGCGCGATCGATCGCTTCCGTCAGCGTCATCGGCACGTCGGTCACGATCTGCAGGCCGGGCGCGCGGACCTCGCCGTCGAGATGCACGCGCTTGCTGCGATACGCCTGGACGCGCAACGCCAGCTGCGGCGCGCGCACGTATTCGCCGAGACGCTTCGCGAGCCGCGCGCGCGCCTGCGCGTCGGTCAGCCCGGCGACATGCACGGTGCCCACGTACGCGAACTGCAGGTTGCCGTCGGCATCGACCGTATAGCCCGTCGCGACCGAGCTCGCGCCGCTGCCGTCGGGCCCGCCCGCGCTCTGCGTCACCGGCAGGTTCAGTTCCGGGTGGTCCCACACGACGATGTTCAGCACGTCGCCGGGCCCGATCACATAGGGCTTCGGCGTGCCGAACAGCTGCCGCACGTCGGCCGCGACCGGCGTCGGCCGCGCGGCCTGCTGGCCGTCGACGAGCGCATCGGTGATCTCGATCAGCGCCGCGTCCTGCACGTCCCGGACGCCGGTGAGGCCGCCCGCGCCCGCTGCATCGGCGCTCACGCGCGCGTTGGCGTCGCCGCCGGCCGACGATGGGGCCGTCATGCCCGGCGCCAGCGCGCACGCGCTCGTCGCGAGCGCGACCGCGACCGCCGCGATCGCCACGCGTGAGCGCCAAGACAGGCAGATTGCGGCCACGCCGCGCATCGTTCGCCGCCAGCGCGGGATGCGTGGCACGTTCCGCTGCGTGGGTGAAAACATCGTGTCCTTCCCGAAACTGTGCGGCAGCCCGCGCATCGCGGCGCGTTCCGGCTTTACGCTTTCCCGCGCGGCTCGCGATGCGTCGCCGCGCGTCCATCCATCACTGCGTTTCATTCCCGTCGACCCGTCATGAACCTCTGTCCGCCGATCGTCCGTGCCGCGCTGTCCGCCGTCGCGTGCGTGAACGCCTGCGCTCAAACCCTGCCCGGCGGCGATCCGGCCGGTCTCGGCCGTCCCGTCTTCGTACTGCGCGGGATTGCCACGCCTGCGCCGCTTCAGCGCTCCGCGCAGACGCTGCCGCCGGATACGCGCATGCGCCGCGCCTTGCGCAGCACGCTCGCGACCGGCCGGCCGCGGCGTCCGCCGGCAGGCGACGCGCGGCACGACGACTCGCCGTATGCGTCGCCCTACCTGCCGTCGCCGTATGCGCAATCGCAGGACGACCCGCGTTGACCCGCGCGGCCAGCCGCGCCGCCTGCGAGGCGAGCGCTCGCCGGACAATCGATTGGACACCGCAATGCGCGGCGCGTCTGTGATCGAGCCCACCTAACGTCGATGTTCGGCACACGATCGTGCCGACGCGGACACCGCTCATGCGGTCCCGCCGCCGCGCGCCGCGCCGGCCCGCGAACGGGCCGCCGCGGCCTGCGCGAACGACGTGCCCGCGACGCCCGCCGACGGCGCACCGGCCGGAAGCCGGACCGGCCAGCCCGTTTCGCCGCCCAGCACGCCGCGGCAGAGATCGATCACCGCATCCGCGCCCGACGTGCCGTACAGCGCGTGATCGAGCTGCGGCATCGTTCGCAGGCGAACGT
This genomic interval carries:
- a CDS encoding oligosaccharide repeat unit polymerase, whose product is MDDLRAAPRVMPRSVHRAVRAPVRARPAAAGDGYWWEDPARLILFFILPLYGLLSVSLLGDQKAIARVYFDGFYAFAGALFLVVAMASAWLTQGAQPMRAARASPVELPPCVLDLVFVLAFAGYLVMMSGVLAQPALLLAFLRGSASAFDLLELKGRVVGLSTLTQATAAYVALYFYVYRTRVKGLNRHKLYLVALAVLTLLRSFIFAERLAVIEMALPCVLMIARFRRGPRRSAWVSLAPFAAIPLLVGFFIANEYNRSWETYYVNLYDNIVDFALERLGLYYSTALNNGAGILSVLGWGAGHPMFTFDWLIRFPGLGGLFQPLLDSGDSINVFLNGYADPEFNNPSGIFVHFYEWGWFGLLVAAFVGWVFGRSFAGWRAASGFWCCAHAVLYVSLLEILRIPNLFSGRNFVPLMLLFVVFRCCGTRPGHSST
- a CDS encoding GNVR domain-containing protein; the encoded protein is MTSSTLPDPPGDITLRPSSPARRYWAMLVGGRRVMGASALACVIAGAMYALCAQPVYRSDILFQVEQGPTEAKPASPPGDPSSVFDLKTDASTEIEVLKSRAVMARAVDIAKLAIDARPHYLPWLGWRLANGADGLSTPLPGGYVTGTESIDVATFDVPKRFHEKRFVLTAGRDGAYTLRRASLFGASGPTWQGRVGQPLHADTPHGPIDLFVRDLAGAPGARFDLTRYAEADATEWLQKSVLIAERGKQSNMIGATLDGTDPVRDSRILNAIGVAYLAQNTQRKSEAADRLIRFMDAQLPSLKRQLEQAESRFNAFRASHGTVNTSDEGLALRQQSVDLETRVQTLQQRRQELLTRFMPKHPAMMAVDAQLADAQRELDAVRAQIRRLPGIEQGVLQLQRDVAVDTALYTNLLNARQQMTLARASKTGNVRIVDSATAADTPIRPNRGMAVIGSLILGLLAGGVIVIARQRLAGTVADPDEIEWATGLPVFATVPHRPSPALPEPRARGVRGARAASAGAMPAPHDAALESLRGFRTSLQLALPDAPNRVVLISGPTTGVGKSFVAANLAVLAGAASRRVLLIDADLRKGSLHERFRYSRAPGLADVVGGTHRLDEAVKRDAAPGLDFLPMGGVVADPGELLLRPALAALIERVAAQYDMVVIDGPPLLPVADALVLGRMAGTVFLVARSGVTTLAGLDESMRRLAHAQVAARGVILNDYRGGPGRYDYGYADTGTHQAASVFAGVMAARRPAR
- a CDS encoding polysaccharide biosynthesis/export family protein, whose translation is MRGVAAICLSWRSRVAIAAVAVALATSACALAPGMTAPSSAGGDANARVSADAAGAGGLTGVRDVQDAALIEITDALVDGQQAARPTPVAADVRQLFGTPKPYVIGPGDVLNIVVWDHPELNLPVTQSAGGPDGSGASSVATGYTVDADGNLQFAYVGTVHVAGLTDAQARARLAKRLGEYVRAPQLALRVQAYRSKRVHLDGEVRAPGLQIVTDVPMTLTEAIDRAGGFTAAADRSSVAVTRGDRTVTVSLPDMIAAGVNPSRILLRDGDLVRVNAARDSKVFVLGEVTRPSTLTLTDGRMSLGEALGDAGGVSQYTADARQVYVVRRGPGDAPQVYHLDAQSPAALALADRFPLARRDVVFVDASPLVRWSRVVNLLIPSAAQGALTAKAISP